In a genomic window of Thalassotalea piscium:
- a CDS encoding YcgL domain-containing protein: protein MLCAVYKSPKKAQTYLFVKKRNDFTAVPEALKEMFGTPTLVTIINLATKTKLGLADLDKVQENLLSQGFYLQLPPPEEDLLKTHRAELKLDQL from the coding sequence ATGTTATGCGCGGTTTATAAAAGCCCCAAAAAAGCACAAACTTATCTTTTTGTTAAAAAACGCAATGACTTTACAGCAGTGCCTGAAGCGTTAAAAGAAATGTTTGGTACGCCAACACTAGTCACTATTATTAATTTAGCGACTAAAACAAAGCTGGGTTTAGCTGATCTTGACAAAGTACAAGAAAATTTACTTTCTCAAGGGTTTTATTTGCAGCTTCCACCTCCTGAAGAAGACTTATTAAAAACACATAGAGCAGAATTAAAGCTCGATCAGTTATAA
- a CDS encoding RNA-binding S4 domain-containing protein — protein sequence MDNPTLEIELATQPIELCKLLKAVDLVSGGGEAKMVISEGYVYLNGVLETQKRKKIYHNDRIEFNGECIIVICHAPVDVKPIKIEKTKKRASENKKAANAKNKNASRKNQSTNVENTNKPVTDISGNRKPINF from the coding sequence TTGGATAACCCAACCCTAGAAATTGAATTAGCTACCCAGCCCATTGAATTATGCAAATTACTTAAAGCGGTTGACCTAGTTAGTGGTGGCGGCGAAGCTAAAATGGTGATCAGCGAAGGCTATGTCTATCTTAATGGCGTGTTAGAAACCCAAAAGCGTAAAAAAATTTACCATAACGACCGCATTGAGTTTAATGGCGAATGTATAATAGTGATATGTCATGCCCCTGTTGATGTAAAACCAATAAAAATAGAAAAAACTAAAAAACGCGCATCTGAAAATAAAAAAGCGGCGAACGCAAAAAACAAAAACGCTTCACGCAAGAACCAAAGCACTAACGTAGAAAATACAAATAAACCAGTTACCGATATAAGCGGTAACAGAAAACCCATTAACTTCTAG
- a CDS encoding lytic murein transglycosylase produces the protein MNSIKNIKLISSHSFVVILLTLFSGIFSVQAFAQAEPEGKPPLNEANFLLYVEQLKTEAQAQGFTAEFIDQAFANAKFYKRAVKADRSQPEVVETLDTYLPKRVPDWKIKQARHQYKTHKILLDTIAEKYGVQPRFIVALWGLETNFGKIMGNYNVVSALATLAYEGRREAFFKKQLWAALTIVNEGHIDVENMKGSWAGAMGQNQFMPTSFVAYAVDGDGDGKKDIWGNQADVFASMANYLKKEGWNSDITWGRQVKLPKGFDNSLAIPQKTGGRKQWLAAWKNTEKTLAQWQTLGVRRVDGTDLPKVDITAALVFPDGEKGRAYLAYDNYKSLMHWNLSYYFVSSVGHLSDRIKFPPINYSTH, from the coding sequence ATGAATTCTATTAAAAACATTAAACTTATTTCATCACATTCATTCGTTGTAATATTACTGACTTTATTTAGTGGTATTTTTAGTGTGCAAGCGTTTGCACAAGCTGAGCCAGAAGGTAAGCCACCATTAAACGAGGCTAATTTTTTACTTTATGTGGAACAATTAAAAACTGAAGCTCAAGCGCAAGGCTTTACTGCTGAATTTATTGATCAAGCATTTGCTAATGCTAAATTTTATAAACGCGCAGTTAAAGCAGATAGAAGCCAGCCTGAAGTAGTAGAAACATTAGATACCTACCTACCCAAGCGTGTACCAGACTGGAAAATTAAACAGGCTAGACACCAATATAAAACTCATAAAATTTTACTTGATACCATTGCCGAAAAATACGGTGTTCAACCTCGCTTTATTGTTGCTTTGTGGGGATTAGAAACAAACTTTGGCAAGATCATGGGAAATTACAATGTAGTTTCTGCTTTAGCAACTTTGGCCTATGAAGGACGCAGAGAAGCTTTTTTCAAAAAACAGCTATGGGCAGCATTAACAATTGTAAATGAAGGGCATATTGACGTTGAAAATATGAAAGGCTCTTGGGCCGGAGCAATGGGCCAAAATCAGTTTATGCCAACGTCGTTTGTTGCTTATGCGGTAGACGGTGATGGCGATGGAAAGAAAGATATTTGGGGAAATCAAGCAGATGTCTTCGCTTCTATGGCGAATTATCTTAAAAAAGAAGGTTGGAATAGTGATATAACATGGGGCCGCCAAGTTAAATTACCTAAAGGTTTTGATAACTCTTTGGCTATTCCACAGAAAACAGGAGGGCGTAAGCAATGGTTGGCTGCTTGGAAAAATACCGAAAAAACACTAGCTCAGTGGCAAACACTTGGTGTTAGAAGAGTTGACGGTACAGACTTGCCAAAAGTTGATATTACAGCTGCGTTGGTTTTTCCAGACGGCGAAAAAGGCAGAGCGTATTTAGCTTATGATAATTATAAAAGCTTAATGCATTGGAATTTATCTTATTACTTTGTTAGCTCGGTAGGGCATTTGTCTGACCGAATTAAGTTTCCACCAATTAACTATTCTACTCATTAA